Proteins from one Cicer arietinum cultivar CDC Frontier isolate Library 1 chromosome 3, Cicar.CDCFrontier_v2.0, whole genome shotgun sequence genomic window:
- the LOC101488844 gene encoding blue copper protein 1b-like, producing the protein MALSRALILVVLIASIFSTTMVSAKDFVVGDESGWTTWFDYQSWASNKVFRVGDTLTFKYVAGKDNVVRVNGSDFQSCSIPRTSIVLSSGHDTIVLTTTGRRWYISGVANHCKIGQKLVITVLPQQNSWFPSPSPSPSSVPAPEALPPSDSPWTASVPRRSMLPKKLFNLFHKN; encoded by the exons ATGGCTCTTTCTCGTGCTCTCATTCTTGTTGTTCTCATTGCTTCTATCTTCTCAACAACCATGGTTTCCGCAAAGGATTTCGTAGTTGGAGATGAAAGTGGTTGGACAACATGGTTTGATTACCAATCTTGGGCCTCAAACAAGGTCTTTCGAGTCGGAGACACACTCA CATTCAAGTATGTAGCTGGTAAGGACAATGTGGTGAGAGTGAATGGAAGTGATTTCCAAAGTTGCTCAATTCCTCGTACATCAATAGTGCTAAGTAGTGGACATGACACTATTGTATTGACAACCACAGGCAGAAGATGGTACATTTCAGGTGTTGCCAATCACTGCAAAATTGGACAAAAACTTGTCATAACTGTGCTACCACAACAAAACTCTTGGTTTCCATCACCTTCACCATCACCTTCATCTGTGCCGGCACCCGAAGCACTACCGCCTTCGGATTCACCGTGGACCGCTAGTGTTCCCCGTCGGTCCATGCTGCCAAAGAagctatttaatttatttcacaAAAATTAA
- the LOC101489166 gene encoding ALA-interacting subunit 3-like codes for MSIEPSSTSLAISDGQSKISRKPKYSRFTQQELPAWQPILTPGWVISIFTFIGLIFIPIGIASLFASEHVVEVPFRYDDQCLPSTYRDNAMEYIKDDRTNKTCTKKWTVMNKMKAPVYVYYQLGNFYQNHRRYVKSRDDKQLRSKAGENDVSSCSPEDYTPNESGDQIPVVPCGLIAWSMFNDTYKLSNNNKDLVINKKNIAWKSDQKAKFGSDVYPKNFQAGSLIGGARLNESIPLSEQEDLIVWMRTATLPTFRKLYGKIEVDLEVNDEIMIVIENNYNTYEFGGKKSLILSTTTWIGGKNDFLGIAYILIGGFSLLYSLAFLLMYVMTPRPLGDPTYLSWNRNTE; via the exons ATGTCTATAGAACCTTCATCAACCTCTCTGGCTATCTCAGATGGACAATCCAAGATTTCCAGAAAACCCAAAT ATTCTAGATTCACACAGCAAGAACTTCCTGCATGGCAACCAATTCTAACACCTGGATGG GTCATTTCAATATTTACATTTATAGGACTCATATTCATTCCTATTGGGATTGCTTCATTGTTTGCATCAGAGCAT GTGGTGGAAGTTCCGTTTCGATACGATGATCAATGCCTTCCATCTACTTATAGGGACAATGCAATGGAATATATAAAAGATGATAGGACTAACAAAACTTGCACCAAGAAATGGACT GTTATGAATAAAATGAAAGCTCCAGTCTATGTATATTATCAGCTTGGTAATTTTTACCAGAACCATCGTCG ATATGTTAAAAGCAGAGATGATAAACAACTGAGGAGTAAGGCAGGTGAGAATGATGTAAGCTCATGTAGTCCTGAAGACTATACACCAAATGAATCAGGTGATCAAATACCAGTTGTTCCTTGTGGCCTTATTGCATGGAGTATGTTCAATGACACATACAAactttcaaataataataaggaCTTGGTCATCAACAAAAAGAACATTGCATGGAAGAGTGATCAAAAGGCCAAATTTGGGTCTGATGTTTATCCTAAAAATTTTCAGGCTGGAAGTTTGATTGGGGGTGCTAGACTTAATGAAAGCATTCCt TTAAGTGAACAAGAGGATCTCATTGTTTGGATGAGAACAGCAACACTGCCTACTTTCAGAAAATTATATGGGAAGATTGAAGTTGACCTTGAAGTTAATGATGAAATAATGATAGTAATAGAGAACAATTATAATACATATGAGTTTGGAGGAAAGAAGAGCTTGATTCTATCAACCACAACTTGGATTGGTGGAAAAAATGACTTCTTGGGGATTGCTTATATTCTCATTGGTGGCTTTTCCTTGCTGTACTCTTTAGCTTTCCTACTAATGTATGTCATGACGCCAAG ACCACTTGGGGATCCAACATACCTGTCTTGGAACAGAAATACAGAATGA
- the LOC101489498 gene encoding uncharacterized protein has translation MESKHAHNYRSYEDFDPVFKWRREEARDTIELHLPGFKREQIRIQINHHGVLVISGERPLDETKWRRFKKEFQISQYCNEDAIRGNFMDNILSIVMPKKVSFIPQEEQIPELEDDEDDIYQDKTTFHNMEFQGKSRAEQTEDYKFKDALLDSEYTYTTNNHFEENDVETTREVALKFMVVIIVLMVIVNFLVDMSKSFMA, from the exons atggAAAGCAAGCATGCACATAATTATCGATCTTATGAGGATTTTGATCCTGTTTTTAAGTGGCGTAGAGAAGAAGCCCGTGACACCATTGAACTTCATCTTCCAG GTTTTAAGAGAGAGCAAATACGAATTCAGATAAACCATCATGGTGTTTTGGTCATAAGCGGAGAGCGTCCCTTAGATGAAACTAAATGGAGACGCTTCAAGAAAGAATTTCAAATCTCTCAATATTGCAATGAAGATGCTATTCGTGGCAATTTCATGGACAACATTCTTTCTATTGTAATGCCAAAGAAAGTTTCTTTTATTCCTCAAGAAGAACAAATTCCAGAACTTGAAGATGATGAGGATGATATATATCAAGACAAAACTACATTTCATAATATGGAATTTCAAGGAAAGAGCAGAGCAGAACAAACTGAAGATTACAAATTCAAAGATGCACTATTAGATTCAGAATATACTTACACAACAAACAAtcattttgaagaaaatgatgtaGAAACTACTAGAGAGGTTGCTCTTAAATTCATGGTTGTCATCATTGTTCTAATGGTTATAGTTAATTTTCTAGTGGATATGAGCAAAAGCTTCATGGCTTAA
- the LOC101489815 gene encoding blue copper protein 1a-like has product MALSSRVVFFATSMVLLSSIALATDHIVGDDNGWTVDFNYTQWTQDKVFRVGDNLVFNYDNSKHNVFKVNGTLFQNCSFPAENEALSTGNDIIPLKTEGRKWYVCGKGNHCAARQMKFVITVLPEAAPAPSPPPSSAAHFVVSSMFGVVVAATVAIALIFA; this is encoded by the exons atggCTTTGTCTTCTCGTGTAGTCTTCTTTGCCACTTCCATGGTTTTGCTTTCCTCAATTGCATTAGCAACTGATCACATTGTGGGTGATGATAACGGTTGGACTGTTGATTTCAACTACACTCAATGGACTCAAGACAAAGTTTTTCGTGTTGGTGATAATCTTG TTTTCAACTATGACAATTCGAAGCACAATGTTTTCAAAGTGAATGGTACATTATTCCAGAACTGCAGTTTTCCAGCAGAAAACGAAGCACTTTCTACTGGAAACGATATCATTCCATTAAAAACCGAAGGGAGAAAGTGGTATGTTTGTGGTAAGGGTAATCACTGTGCTGCTCGTCAAATGAAGTTTGTCATCACTGTTTTACCAGAAGCTGCACCTGCTCCTTCTCCTCCACCTTCTTCTGCTGCTCATTTTGTTGTATCATCTATGTTCGGTGTCGTCGTGGCAGCCACGGTTGCTATTGCACTCATCTTTGCATGA
- the LOC101490138 gene encoding blue copper protein 1a-like: MTSSRVIFLAISMVLLSSIALAVDHIVGDEKGWTVDFNYTQWAQDKVFNVGDNLVFNYDNSKHNVFKVNGTLFKNCIFPQENEALSTGKDIIQLKTEGNKWYVCGKANHCAARQMKLVINVLAEGAPSPSSSSHYEYAVSSIFGVIMVATIAIAPIF, encoded by the exons ATGACTTCTTCGCGTGTAATCTTCCTTGCTATTTCCATGGTTTTGCTTTCCTCAATTGCATTGGCAGTTGATCACATTGTGGGTGATGAAAAGGGTTGGACTGTTGATTTCAATTACACTCAATGGGCTCAAGACAAAGTTTTTAATGTTGGCGACAACCTTG TGTTCAATTATGACAATTCTAAGCACAAtgtgttcaaagtaaatggcaCACTCTTTAAAAACtgcatttttccacaagaaaaTGAAGCACTTTCGACAGGAAAGGACATTATTCAACTAAAAACAGAAGGAAATAAATGGTATGTTTGTGGAAAAGCCAATCATTGTGCTGCTCGTCAAATGAAGCTTGTGATAAATGTATTGGCAGAAGGGGCACCTTCTCCTTCTTCATCTTCTCACTATGAGTATGCGGTATCATCTATCTTTGGAGTCATCATGGTAGCCACAATTGCCATTGCTCCCATCTTTTAA
- the LOC101510448 gene encoding blue copper protein 1a-like — protein sequence MAIARLAFLAISMVLISSVAIATDHIVGDDKGWTIDFNYTQWAQDKVFRVGDNLVFNYDNSKHNVFKVNGTLFQNCTFPPSNEALSTGKDVIPLKTGGRKWYICGKANHCAAHQMKFVITVLADGAPAPSPTSNAHTIVSSLFVGVVVVLSTIFV from the exons ATGGCTATTGCTCGCTTAGCATTCCTTGCAATTTCCATGGTTTTGATTTCTTCAGTTGCCATAGCAACTGATCATATTGTGGGTGATGATAAGGGTTGGACTATTGATTTTAACTACACTCAGTGGGCTCAAGACAAGGTTTTCCGTGTTGGTGACAACCTTG TGTTCAATTATGACAACTCAAAGCACAATGTCTTCAAAGTGAATGGTACACTCTTCCAAAATTGCACTTTTCCACCATCAAACGAAGCACTTTCCACTGGAAAAGATGTTATTCCATTGAAAACCGGAGGAAGAAAATGGTACATTTGTGGTAAAGCTAATCATTGTGCTGCTCATCAAATGAAGTTTGTAATCACTGTTCTTGCAGATGGTGCACCTGCTCCTTCTCCAACTTCTAACGCTCACACTATTGTATCGTCTTTGTTTGTAGGAGTTGTGGTAGTTTTGTCAACCATCTTTGTTTGA
- the LOC101510779 gene encoding uncharacterized protein: MVKVKPYKWKVLSNAHFKRLYYKEDSTKRHDELQAAQLEEIAHLLEIDEIVTSKGINQIGTLKRAGDTRWGSHFSSICSLINMYETTCIVLKKITNERASYSTRGDADNAYNYLKAFDFIFILHLMKTIMRITDILCQALQQQSQDIVNAMCLVGTTKYLIQNFCEKHDIEIPDLNDVHSTTRFGRSRLQQGQVTIEHYFRVEIFCTTIDQQLQELNNRFREQAMDLLTLSCALTPKDNYKAFKIEKICTLVEKYYPVDFNMQEKINLKFQLQHFLVDARQDLNLKNLSTIQELCSCLVATEKTQNFYLIDRLLRLIMTLPVSTATTERSFSAMKIIKSRLRNKMKADFLADSMTIYIEREIVASITSETIIDDFKLIKERRALL, encoded by the exons ATGGTGAAAGTGAAACCATACAAGTGGAAAG TCTTATCAAATGCTCACTTCAAAAGACTGTATTATAAAGAAGACTCTACTAAGCGTCATGATGAGTTACAAGCTGCTCAATTAGAGGAAATTGCACATTTGCTAGAAATTGATGAGATTGTAACTAGTAAAGGTATAAATCAAATTGGTACTTTGAAACGAGCTGGAGATACTCGTTGGGGATCACATTTCTCTTCTATTTGTAGCTTGATAAATATGTATGAGACAACttgtattgttttaaaaaaaattacaaatgaaaGAGCAAGTTATTCTACACGTGGAGATGCTGATAAtgcttataattatttgaaggcgtttgattttatatttatcttgcaTTTGATGAAAACAATTATGAGGATAACTGATATACTTTGTCAAGCCTTACAACAACAATCTCAAGATATAGTTAATGCCATGTGTTTGGTTGGAACAACAAAGTATCTTATTCAA AACTTTTGTGAAAAACATGATATTGAAATTCCTGATCTCAACGATGTTCATTCAACAACAAGATTTGGACGATCTCGTCTTCAACAAGGTCAGGTTACAATAGAGCATTATTTTAGAGTTGAAATATTTTGTACTACCATTGATCAACAATTACAAGAGTTGAATAACAGATTTCGTGAGCAAGCAATGGATTTGTTAACTCTAAGTTGTGCTTTGACTCCTAAGGATAATTATAAAgcttttaaaattgaaaaaatttgcaCTCTAGTTGAAAAGTATTACCCTGTGGATTTCAACATGCAAGagaagattaatttgaaatttcaactcCAACATTTCTTAGTTGATGCTCGTCAAGatttaaatttgaagaatttatcaaCTATCCAAGAATTGTGCTCATGTTTGGTTGCAACTGAAAAGACGCAAAATTTCTACTTGATAGATAGACTACTTCGTCTTATCATGACTCTTCCGGTTTCTACTGCCACAACCGAAAGATCTTTTTCAgcaatgaaaattattaaatcaagGTTAAGAAACAAGATGAAAGCTGACTTTTTGGCAGATAGCATGACAATTTATATTGAAAGGGAAATTGTTGCAAGTATCACTTCTGAGActattattgatgatttcaaattaattaaagagcGTAGAGCATTACTTTAA